Below is a window of Malus domestica chromosome 13, GDT2T_hap1 DNA.
ACAAGTAATCCTTATGCTGAGTTCAATTTCCTTGGTGATCCCTTTGCTGCATACCAGGTTGTACTACAGTTCAATATATTTTTTCGGCCGCGAAATCATTGTCAGACGGTGAATTTGGACCTCACATTTTAGCAAATGGCCGTCAACATAAccaatggttcaaattcataGTCTGACAACATAAACATCTTATGTTGCCGAGCCGTTTGACAAGAGAACATTTATATAGTATGTATAGTAGACGAATTATTGTGATCAGATTCACACATTCGGGCAATAACTAACTTGGTTAATGGTTCAGATTCACACTCTAGTCTAATACTTATGTTGTTTGACACTTTGAGAAGAGAACATTTTCCGGGTTTGTAAGTGGTCGCATTTTTTGACAacgaaattaatatatatttcagGTTATACATTCTGGGATTCCAGTCACCCTTGTTCCTCTGGATGCAACAAACACCATTCCCATTAGTCAAAACTTCTTTGAGGCCCTTGAGAAGAGCCAGAACACATATGAGGCACAATATGTCTTCCAGTCCTTGAAAATGGCTTGTGATACTTGGTTTGACAAACAATTCTACACGGTACATCCACGATTATTAGATTTTTCTGTGTTTAACACAATTTGTATCTATTTTTAATGAATCAAATGATCTGATATGATACAATGTGACTATTTTCAGAGCTATTTCATGTGGGATTCATTTACAGCTGGTGTGGCGGTATCAATCATGCGAAACAACTTGAATAACCCTAATGGAGAAAATGAATTTGCGGAAATGGAGTATATGAATATAACTGTGATTACTTCAAATGAACCTTATGGAGTAACTGATGGCTCTAATCCTTTCTTTGATGGCCTCAAAGTTCCAAAGTTCAACTTAGACAAAAATGGTGTGCATAGTGGTCATGTTCAAAAGGGACTAAGAGATCCATTTTGCATTGGGGAGAATGGCAAAGGGAAATGCAGGGTAACTTGCCTTCCAGTTTACAGCTTCCAAAATATAATCTCCTATTCCTCATTTGGCGTATGGGATTGAATTGGATTGGATAAATTCACTAGATTTAATGTTTGTTGAATGAAGAAATGGGTGCCAACTTCTAAGTTTTTGTCCAAGGTAGAAGATAGAGATTAGCCATGAAGGAAACTATCCTTCTGAGACCAATCATTTTGTGAGGATTCgaagaaatttgttattttcatgACTAATCCATCTTCTTTATAACTTGGACAAGATTTGGAATTTGGCGTCGATTTCTTCATTCAATCCAATTATAGAAACTAAATGAGGCCTTACAGCATCTCCAAGAGAAACTCTAATTTTTTGTTAGACTAGTAAGTGAATAGTGTCAAAACACTATTTTAACTACTCAGTTTAACTTTTTATCTCAAACAACACTCTCGACtttgaataatttattattaacaATTCAAACCCAGCCCATTCGTTTTCTAGAAaaaccttctctctcttctttttatgCTCCAGGGTCCACCCTTGAGTTTTATTACTTATGTAATATGTAGAAAGTGAATAGTTGCTCTCTAAATTTGAAGAGTGACtagttatttttatataatagtGACTCTTTTACAAAATCTCTTAGAGATGAATTTTTTAGTTTGGCTATTTAAAAAagagttttggtttgttttactGCATCTCTTGGAGATGCTTAGTGGTTATAAGTTTAACTAACACAATTCTCATTTAAGGTAAAGTGCAGTGAAGTTTATTGATGATATATCCACGTTCTAAAAAAATGCAGATAACTGCACTAGAGAAAAATTTGCTTGCCTATGTTATAATCTTTATAAACttgattttgttttaaaatcttaagAGTGTTTAGATTAAGGGTAAGCTATAATTTTCTTTCCTATATTCATTTAATTAACAACAACTCTCATGTTCACATATGATTTTCGTGAAATGGTGATTAACTTCCAATTTCGACACAATCCAACAGGATGGTTATACAGATGAAGTAACAGGATCAGAGGCTGTGTCTGTGCTTGTTGCTACAAAAGCCAAACCAAATCAGGACCCTCAAAGCCCACTTAACAGAGAATTCTTCGTAAGCTTCCTGGAGGTAATTAACCCCAGTAAAAGTTCCTTTTctcaatcaatttttttttttttttgttgaaagttTTCGACAAAATGTCAACTCTTTTCCAATTGGTTTTGCAGGTTCTGAACAACCCCAAACAGAAAGGGAGATTCAATTTAACTACACAATTTCCATTTTACAAGGAAGTGACATATAAACCAGAATTTGGGAACAAAAAACTTGGTAAACCTGTTGTCTTTGACATGGATATGAGTGCTGGAGACTTTGCAGCTCTCTTCTACCTCCTCAAAGTACCTATTCAAGTGATTAATCTCAAGGTAGTTTTTTGCTTCTTCTCTTTTTGTAACTTAACTAGTTTAGTCGCCAGCAACTACTAATGTTTAAAGCGTGAATAAAGGGGCTTATTTTCGAAAAACCCCCCACTTTTTCGGAACATTATATTGGCCCAAAAAAACTCAAAAGAGCAGCTTAATTTGTCATTGATTTCCATACTATGAGCAAAACCTGTTTGTGTGTGGTTCCAGGCAATAATAGTGAGCCCAACAGGCTGGGCAAATGCTGCAACAATAGATGTGATTTATGACTTGCTGCATATGATGGGCCGTGATGACATCCCTGTAGGTCTTGGAGATGTATTTGCTACGAACCAGTCTGATCCAATTTTCCCTGCTGTTGGAGGCTGCAAATACCAACAGGCCATCCCTCATGGCAACGGTGGATTGCTGGACTCAGACACTCTCTACGGCCTTGCTCGTGATTTGCCACGAAGCCTACGAAGGTATTACTTTTCGGTCATTCATCAAATATTGTGTCAGTATACATGTCAGTATCTAATGAGGTTAAAAGTGGACCCAAATTTGAGTAGTGAACAGAACTTGGTAAGCGAATTTGGTGAGTGTAGCGATACTCTAGGAAAAATCGTGTGTTTCTTTAGATAGACCGAGACTGAAATCATAAGTACTTTTTACCAGGTATACAACAGAAAATTCTTTAGAACACGGAGCCCCGAAGGATACAGATCACCCTGAGCTCAGACAACCACTGGCATTGGAGGTTTGTGAGACTCTGGTGAAAACACTGGAACCCGGATCCAAGATTACCATATTGACCAATGGACCCTTGACCAATTTAGCTAAGATGATCTCGTCCAAAAAGAACACCGTCTCTTTAATACAGGTAAGTTCCTTGAACTTTGTCATATTTACCATCGTTCTTCCCTTCCCACAATCATCAACACGTGTGCATCAAGATTAGCAGCAGTTATGTAAAAAGTTGAAATTCACCCCAAATCACTATTTATTTGAACAGTGCAATTGATAATCattctttagactaaagtaattttATCACGTCAATATTTGCAGCAATGATGCCAATGTTTGCTAATTGCAGGATGTGTATATTGTTGGAGGGCATATCAGCAGCAAtgacaaggacaaaggaaatgtgTTTACTATTCCTTCCAATGAATATGCAGAGTTCAATATGTTTCTTGACCCTTTGGCTGCAAAGGCAGTGTTTGAGTCCTCACTTAACATCACACTCATTCCCCTCGGCATCCAACGCGAAGTTGGTTCGTTTTCCAAAATCTTAGAACGGATGCGCCGGAAGAAGAAGACACCCGAGGCCCTTTTTGTCCGGCGGTTGCTGTCAAGGCTCTACCGGTTGCAGCAATTGCACCATAGATATCATCACATGGTAACTAAGCTTCTTGTCTAAGACCATACATGCCTGACTCATGCATTGTTTTTCTATATGTCTGTACTggtttaatgggtaatgttcTTTTGCCGGACTTGTACTGCCAGACTTGCACATTCGGGCAACAATCCACCTGATTAACGGTCTAGATTTACAGTCTGACAACTTACTTTCTCACTTCTCATATATTATATTCTGCTGCAGCAAACTTTCTTGGGGGAAATTCTTGGTGCAGTTCTCCTAGCTGGTGATTCCCGTTTGAATCAAACCTTCCAAGCGAAGCCCATCAATGTTTATGCCGAAGGTGTTGAATCCAGAGATGGACAGCTTTTGATTGACGAAAATCAACGGAAACTGGTCAGGGTATTGGACAGTGTAAATCCTCAGGCCTATTACAATCTTTTTGTAGACCGGCTTAGCGATTCAAACCAGTCAGCTATACTGGGTAGTTTTGAAGAACAAGTAAAATTCTGGCGTAAACCGCCGAATCAAACCGAGACCGCAGCGTAAGACGTAGAAATTTGTACGAGTTATATTGTACGAAAAAAGTAGAGTAGAGCGCCTAGATACTCACTTATCTCGCAACTCTCACctagatagaaaatagatactctaattttgcattttatttattttaataactTGTAAGATAATTATTGAATACTtgaatgaacactcattatatatgATTCCCCAtgtttcaatatgttctaaaaCTTTCTAATCTATATATCAttctatttttcaatttatgtATCTCAATTTTGCATGTGGTCCAATATCTTAGTGGATAGGGTGTTGGGTTTCTACCCAGCATTACAGTTCGAAACTCCCCTCTTCCctatattattgtaatagtttcaaacTCTTCCCgtccccttaataataataaaattaaaataaaaaaggtttatgtatcccaatacacatatatttttaagtataaatatgcacttatttatacaatataaAATGAGTTTGcttaagccacttagtactacggttttgtgatattccttttcactggtaagtgagaggttttgaATTCGATTTTTGCCAAaagagaatttgaaccacattattactagcccattcccacttagtataaataatattgtttgttaaaaataaaaaaaaagtttgcttaaatccgcctaggtgATAGACCCCATTCCGTCGCTCAACTAGCACCTAGCGTCTTTTAAGACTTTGTAAAAAACATTGAATACAAAATCGGAAAATGCCATTGGAATTGTTCTTGGCCTTATTTGTTTAACAAGGTAAATTGTTCTTTGATTTATTATACTTGCACAGAGGCTAACCTGCTAGATCATATTTGATAGTAACTATAATATCACCATCTCAAGCCTGCAAGCGTTGGAAGTTTTATCCCTTTTTGCGTCGAAGCTCAATTTAACCGCCCGCTACAAAGAGTGATAATTCTCTGCAATGGGGTCCATCGCTTCTCTTCCTTTCTCACACATCACGCAACGTgtgagaaaagaagaaaatgatgtaTATCAATGTGAGAAAGGAAGAGAAACGTTATATCCCGGTTTCACGTAAGTTATAATGCATAaccaaaaaaaacttaatatggATATAAtcttcccttttcttctttattCTGAGAAAACAAACAAGGATAATTTTGTTAAAGGGAACAAATTGTTATTGTCCAGCAGTGGTGATCATTGACCCTTTCTCATAGATTCTCCTTTCCTTAAAGAAAGAATTTGAAGAGAGAAGCACGTTTTAGAAGCAAACAAATGGCCAGCAAAGCAGATCAAGATTGACAATTAAAGCTTCAAAGAACCAAATCTTTCACATCTATTTTATAATATGGATTTACTAAACAAGACTGCATGATCATTTGTTTAATCTCTGCTAGCATGGATGACAACTAAGGAGTGATACCAACGGTGGCCATGAAATCCTACTAATAATAGTACAAAGGAAATTATTTCCGCGCGCCCTTTCTCCTCCCGTACTTCCCAGCTTGTTTATGTCCTCGATTCACCTCGATTTATTCAATCGCATGGCCAGAAATAAGAAGGGGAGTGCAAGAGAATAAAGAGAGTGTAAAAATCATTTCCCTAATACAAGACCAACCAACACAAACTTGAGTCATTGCAAAGGTTCCACAAAGCAGAAACTGCAGGCTGGAGATTTCTAATGATCAAAACCCTAGTCCGGTACAAAACTTGGGATCCATTTGCACAGCCGCAGTTCAATCACAACGACCCATATATATGAACAGGGTAAAGTAATTAATCAATGAAGCATGTCGCCAGATAAAACTGGATGGGAAACAccttttcataaataaaaaggtTAAAGGTTCATCAAGAAGTGGCACCAGATGGAAAAACTACTCCTCATAATATTCATACAAGCACAAATTCATTAGTGAAGAgaattttcaatcaattaaGAGAGGTGTTATACAATACTTGTGCGACGAGATCTCTCCAACCACCCCAAccttcttgttttcttttcacAATTGTAGGCTTAGAAATTCAATTCCAACATAGGAATCGACCCACCAGCTGCCATAATTTGTTGCTCCATCTGCAATCATCAACAATAtttaattttggaaaaaaaaaattaagtaaatGGAAAAATTATAAGTTATATTAATAAGCAACATCAAGTGTCTATACAATTCTACTCACCACGAAGAGAGTTTCAAGCTTGCTCTTCACGAGGTAGTACTCATGCTTTACTTGTTGAACACATCTAACACACCTGCTAACAAGAAGTCTTTCAGTTTTCATGGTTCAAGACCTCACAGCTTCGGGAGCTGATTAAGAAAgaattaaatgaaaaaataacAGTAAAGAGTAAAGTAAAATCACCCTTCAGTGTTCTTTTCCTCGCAGAAATTGCGGAAAGCAATGCAGGCATTTTTAACTCTCTGAGCACCAATACTGTCAACCACAAAAACTCTCATCAAACAACATTCAGCTAAACATGAAGAGCAATTAGCTCTCAAACCTATGTCCCTATATCTAAACTAGATTAAGTTTACGGTAATGAATAATGATCACACCCCCGTTTTCTCCTTCTGTCCTTTCTTCTGTCCCTTGATTCTCTTTCAATTATTCAATCGAAAGGAAGGAGTCCAGAGGGAGAAGAGGGAAGTGCGAAATTCTCTTCCTGAAGTTTAACCTATCCAAGGGTGTATAAATTGGATTTATCTCAGTTTGAAGAAAATGCAAATTGTCCAAGTAGCTACAAAAATAGGGGTTCTAAATCGTAAAACCAGGAGTTCAAACTATGAAATCAACTgagaaactaaaaataaataaccaaCTTTTGCTACtttatttcatgttttttttcatAGAAGGCAAAAAAAGAAGCAACATTTAAGTGTACCTGGAGCTACTACCCTTGAACTGGTGAACGTGGGCATCAACCCTTTTGAAGTCTACAGTTGGTTGTTCTCTGTGCaaacaaaaaaagggaaatcaTGCACTCCTAAAAAGTATCCATAGCAAACTATGAGCACCACACAAATcaatccagtccagtccagtccaatcCAATCCCAGAGACAAAAAGATAGTGAAAAGAAAGATCCTGGATTCTTACAGAGCTCTGGTGAGATCATTGAGAAGCTTCTCAGAATCTTCAAAGAAAAGAGACACCACTTCAACAACAAAATCTGGGTTGCTCTCATCCTGCAGCTGTTGGAGCTGCAAAAACTGACCATCCAGAAACCCCTTCTCTCACccaaccaataaaaaaaattccaaaatataaaaacatcaggaacaaaacaagcaaaaacaacaaaatcaaaacaacCCCATCTGTGATTTATGCTtaaatttcacattttttttctgtTGCTTCTACCTCCAGGAACAAGGATTTTGTGTAGTCAACCCACTGTCTCTGCATCTGCCCCACCTCcatgtcttttcttttgttccTCTCCACACAGACAGAGTAAGAGAAAGAGAGCCAGCAGAGAAAAGCTTGTGCCTTGAATTGCAGATCTTGAGGAATTATTGCACAAATCAGAGActataaagttataaaatttTGGGAAAGCCAGAAAAAAGGTTTGTGAATTCAATgtgaaaaaacaaaatccaaaagCTGCTTGCTTTGGGGTATTTGACCCCCTTTCTGGTTTCTATCTCTATCTGGATGTGTGCTCTGGTTTTTAGTATTTTTCTCATAGAATCACAAACCCCACCAGTTGCCCTCCTTTatacatttaaatttattattatcacACACGTTCTccctctttctttgattttcttgtaattttgttcttcatttttcaaAGTGGTGGATGTGATGTGAGAATCCACAGCTGATCATGTCTTTCAAGTCCCACGTTGCTTTTTGCCACATCGTTTTAAAGTATTTGGGTTTTATTAGGTAAATAAACCCTAgggttgtttaaaaaaaatgaccTTAAAAATGGAGAAGGACTTGTGTGGATCGAGACTTCACAATGACGattgatttatttcatgtcTAAGTTGTTTTTAGTTGAAAACGATGTGGTTCAGTTCAAATTACGCTTAAAAAGTGTGAACtgaatcaaattttttaaacggGCCTTAACCCATTTGATCTTTTGGGCTTTAAGAACCTCAGCCCTAgtaaacagaaataaaattggttataatcttttaattgaaaaatgaaatCACGAGATTATAAAGTGTAGGGTGCAACCCAGACGAGTTGGAAGGTCAATCGAGTTTTGGATCATTTAGGTTTATTAGGGCTTGAGTTCATTCGAGTTAGATTTGTTTGTGTATACTTTTTGCAGTCAATCGACTTCATCGAGTTTGGCTCTACCAACCGGTCCaattttattcaaattttacaaaaaaaaaaaaaaattattcattaaGATTTGATTTCCACATCTCATtaaatcttttgttttcaatttcaatcatttattttgtaccactcaatattacatactatttttaataaaaaaaattgcgaGAACAAAAAATATTCAACACAACACTATGCGGAGGGGGtgagcttaacctcacaatggagatgcaataatatgatttaaattctCATTTGGCGAGAATTAATCCTAAAACAtatcacttacaaataaaaataaatactaaTAAACCATATTACTAAGTGGCAGTATTACATACTATTACAAATAAAAAGTTAGCGGTCGTGCTGGTCGGAAGTAAACAAGAGCCAAATTGTTAAGGATTTTCCCTTGTTTGTTTACCCACTTCGAGTAAAGATAATTATTAGAATAATCCCCAACTAAACAAATGACATCCCATCCCAATATCTCACGTGGCAGAATTATCATTTGCCAAAATGGTTAAGTAGGTTTTGGCAACATCACCTCATCTTCAAGACTTGAAGTTGTTAAATGTACCATCCA
It encodes the following:
- the LOC103424025 gene encoding histidine-containing phosphotransfer protein 1, which codes for MEVGQMQRQWVDYTKSLFLEGFLDGQFLQLQQLQDESNPDFVVEVVSLFFEDSEKLLNDLTRALEQPTVDFKRVDAHVHQFKGSSSSIGAQRVKNACIAFRNFCEEKNTEGCVRCVQQVKHEYYLVKSKLETLFVMEQQIMAAGGSIPMLELNF
- the LOC103424026 gene encoding nucleoside hydrolase 3-like isoform X1, which produces MLFQKQKRFDWLVQMLVVVGSVLVVIGATNLRTVEGRPHRILFDTDVDTDDLFGLLYILKLNRSEFELEAVTVNANAWTNPGHAVHQIYDILYMMGRDDVAVGVGGEGGIKEDGTILPNVGGYLPIIEQGTTTAGGCRYRQAIPVGARGRLDIDSNFGLRKSFLPQGSRRYTPFRQPTAQQVMIDNISAGPITVFLIGAHTNFALFLMNNPHLKKNIEHIYVMGGGVRSKNPTGCCPENSTSCVPRQCGDPGNVFTDYTSNPYAEFNFLGDPFAAYQVIHSGIPVTLVPLDATNTIPISQNFFEALEKSQNTYEAQYVFQSLKMACDTWFDKQFYTSYFMWDSFTAGVAVSIMRNNLNNPNGENEFAEMEYMNITVITSNEPYGVTDGSNPFFDGLKVPKFNLDKNGVHSGHVQKGLRDPFCIGENGKGKCRDGYTDEVTGSEAVSVLVATKAKPNQDPQSPLNREFFVSFLEVLNNPKQKGRFNLTTQFPFYKEVTYKPEFGNKKLGKPVVFDMDMSAGDFAALFYLLKVPIQVINLKAIIVSPTGWANAATIDVIYDLLHMMGRDDIPVGLGDVFATNQSDPIFPAVGGCKYQQAIPHGNGGLLDSDTLYGLARDLPRSLRRYTTENSLEHGAPKDTDHPELRQPLALEVCETLVKTLEPGSKITILTNGPLTNLAKMISSKKNTVSLIQDVYIVGGHISSNDKDKGNVFTIPSNEYAEFNMFLDPLAAKAVFESSLNITLIPLGIQREVGSFSKILERMRRKKKTPEALFVRRLLSRLYRLQQLHHRYHHMQTFLGEILGAVLLAGDSRLNQTFQAKPINVYAEGVESRDGQLLIDENQRKLVRVLDSVNPQAYYNLFVDRLSDSNQSAILGSFEEQVKFWRKPPNQTETAA
- the LOC103424026 gene encoding nucleoside hydrolase 3-like isoform X2, producing MNNPHLKKNIEHIYVMGGGVRSKNPTGCCPENSTSCVPRQCGDPGNVFTDYTSNPYAEFNFLGDPFAAYQVIHSGIPVTLVPLDATNTIPISQNFFEALEKSQNTYEAQYVFQSLKMACDTWFDKQFYTSYFMWDSFTAGVAVSIMRNNLNNPNGENEFAEMEYMNITVITSNEPYGVTDGSNPFFDGLKVPKFNLDKNGVHSGHVQKGLRDPFCIGENGKGKCRDGYTDEVTGSEAVSVLVATKAKPNQDPQSPLNREFFVSFLEVLNNPKQKGRFNLTTQFPFYKEVTYKPEFGNKKLGKPVVFDMDMSAGDFAALFYLLKVPIQVINLKAIIVSPTGWANAATIDVIYDLLHMMGRDDIPVGLGDVFATNQSDPIFPAVGGCKYQQAIPHGNGGLLDSDTLYGLARDLPRSLRRYTTENSLEHGAPKDTDHPELRQPLALEVCETLVKTLEPGSKITILTNGPLTNLAKMISSKKNTVSLIQDVYIVGGHISSNDKDKGNVFTIPSNEYAEFNMFLDPLAAKAVFESSLNITLIPLGIQREVGSFSKILERMRRKKKTPEALFVRRLLSRLYRLQQLHHRYHHMQTFLGEILGAVLLAGDSRLNQTFQAKPINVYAEGVESRDGQLLIDENQRKLVRVLDSVNPQAYYNLFVDRLSDSNQSAILGSFEEQVKFWRKPPNQTETAA